From a single Nostoc sp. MS1 genomic region:
- a CDS encoding acetyl-CoA carboxylase carboxyltransferase subunit alpha, whose translation MATTERKPLLLDFEKPLAELANRIDQIRQLAEENGVDVSGEIRKLETRAMQLREEIFSTLSPAQRLQVARHPRRPSTLDYIQAISDEWMELHGDRCGGDDPALIGGVARLAGQPVVMLGHQKGRDTKDNIARNFGMATPGGYRKAMRLMEHANKFRMPILTFIDTPGALPTVIAERQGAGEAIAYNLREMFSLDVPIICTVIGEGGSGGALGIGVGDRLLMFEHAVYTVATPEACAAILWKDASKAPQAAVALKIVSHDLKNLGIIDQILPEPIGGAHSEPLTAATTLKQALLDNLEELNRLTSQERRQLRYDKFRKIGVFAEVNH comes from the coding sequence ATGGCTACAACTGAGCGTAAACCACTACTGTTGGATTTTGAAAAACCACTGGCAGAACTGGCAAACCGGATTGATCAAATTCGGCAATTGGCAGAGGAAAATGGTGTAGATGTGTCTGGTGAAATTCGCAAGCTAGAAACACGCGCCATGCAGCTACGGGAGGAAATTTTTAGCACTCTCTCCCCAGCCCAAAGATTACAAGTAGCCCGTCATCCCCGTCGCCCCAGTACCCTCGACTACATCCAAGCGATTAGTGATGAATGGATGGAGTTGCATGGCGATCGCTGTGGTGGTGATGATCCAGCTTTGATCGGTGGTGTAGCGCGGTTGGCTGGTCAGCCTGTGGTTATGTTGGGTCATCAAAAAGGGCGGGACACCAAAGATAATATTGCTCGAAATTTCGGCATGGCTACCCCAGGTGGTTATCGTAAAGCGATGCGCCTGATGGAACACGCCAATAAATTTAGAATGCCAATCTTAACATTCATCGATACTCCAGGCGCATTACCTACAGTAATAGCAGAACGCCAAGGCGCTGGGGAAGCGATCGCCTATAATCTACGGGAAATGTTCTCTTTAGATGTGCCAATTATCTGTACCGTCATTGGTGAAGGCGGTTCTGGTGGTGCTTTAGGTATTGGTGTAGGCGATCGCTTATTGATGTTTGAACACGCCGTTTACACTGTAGCTACCCCCGAAGCCTGCGCCGCCATTTTGTGGAAAGATGCCAGCAAAGCGCCCCAAGCAGCCGTTGCCCTCAAAATCGTTTCCCACGATCTGAAAAACTTAGGCATCATTGACCAAATCTTACCTGAACCCATCGGTGGCGCGCATTCCGAGCCTTTAACAGCCGCTACAACCCTCAAGCAAGCCCTTTTAGACAACCTAGAAGAACTCAACCGTTTAACCTCTCAAGAACGCCGCCAACTACGTTACGATAAGTTCCGCAAA